One genomic region from Bacillus sp. SLBN-46 encodes:
- a CDS encoding S-Ena type endospore appendage, translating to MPEGQTQTVFQTGGFEQIFGSGFISFDCGPGNDYVTVQFYLGTTPVGMPINVFQDSCVTFTFTKFDRITVTCQAVPDGLNGNADCECDNCEGEICITTRFPVC from the coding sequence GTGCCTGAAGGACAGACACAAACAGTTTTTCAAACTGGTGGATTTGAACAAATTTTTGGCTCTGGTTTTATCAGCTTTGACTGTGGTCCGGGAAATGACTATGTGACTGTGCAGTTCTATTTAGGCACTACACCTGTTGGTATGCCAATTAATGTATTTCAAGATAGCTGTGTAACATTTACATTCACAAAATTTGACAGAATCACTGTAACTTGTCAGGCAGTACCTGATGGTCTAAATGGAAATGCAGACTGTGAATGTGATAACTGCGAAGGCGAAATTTGTATCACTACTAGATTCCCAGTTTGTTAA